AGATTGCACATTTAAAATGTCTTTAACTTTGTTAAGTGTTTCTAAAAACTGTATATCTAACTGATTTATTTTATCTATTATTTTTTGTTTTTCTTTTATATTGCGTGATAATTTATCCACATTATTTGCAGACACTATATCCTTTTGCCCTTTTGTTATATGTAGCATTTCTTTTAAAAGTTCAATTTTATTATTACATATATTTATTAACTCATTAATTTTATCCATAATAACCTACTTTTTCTTAGCTATTACCATAGCTTCCTTCCAAGTATCCCTTAGTTCTGTAACTAATTCTAAAGCTTCTTTTAACGCATCCACATTCTTACTAATATTTCCATCTACTAATCTATCTGAAATATAGTCATATAAGGGTCTAAATCCTTTAGCAACCTCATATTTCATATCTAATGTAGCGTTAAGCTCATTGATTATAGCATTTGCACGCATAATTGCATTATGGGTTTTTTCTATATTTTTTTGCTCAATAAAAAGAATTCCTTGATTGATAAATTTAATTGCTCCATTATAAAGCATCAACGTAAGTTCTTCTGGTGATGCCTGCATAATATTATTTTGTTTATATTGATTAAATCTTGCATAAGGATTTCTCATTGCCATACTTATCTACTTCCTTTCTATATACTTACCATCTATCTTGCCAACTAAGAACCTTTAAATTGATTTTATTTATTATCCCATCTGCTGTGTTAACCAAGAACTTTGAGATTGCATTTCACTTAGGGCCTTTTCCATAGCAGAGAATTGACTCCAATATCTTGCTTCTACACTACTAAGTCTATCTTGTTCCCTTGTAATTCTAGTGTCAAATGCCAATACTTCTTCATCTATTAAACTTATAGCACCTTTTCTTCCATTTCCACCTGTAACAAAATCTATTAAAATATTGCTCTTTACACTTCTGTATAATTCTGAGTTATCTCCTGTTCCAGATTTATTTATAATTTCCTTCATACCATCTATCATGTGATCATACATTCGATTTACAAGTCCTGATTTAGAACTATTATCTTCATCTGATGGGGTAAATAATAAGTCCATCACTCCACTTGCATCTGCTTTAATTGCATCCTTAAACTTCGTTTCATCTATTACTAATTTTCCTTTATCCTTCCATTCTCCTGTAGTAATGCCTATTTCAAATAATTGAGAATATGGGGATAATTCAATATCATCGGAAGTATCACTAGTCCCTTTATCGTCTGTTATTACAGATTCATATAATCCGCTTCTTACATTTTGAATTAATTTATTAATGTATTGGTCATTTCTTAAAAGACCACTCTTTGCT
The Anaeromicrobium sediminis DNA segment above includes these coding regions:
- the fliS gene encoding flagellar export chaperone FliS, encoding MAMRNPYARFNQYKQNNIMQASPEELTLMLYNGAIKFINQGILFIEQKNIEKTHNAIMRANAIINELNATLDMKYEVAKGFRPLYDYISDRLVDGNISKNVDALKEALELVTELRDTWKEAMVIAKKK